Below is a genomic region from Flammeovirgaceae bacterium SG7u.111.
TCTTGGAGAATATAAAGTTGCTATCACTACCAACGGCTGTACGGTTATATCTGATACACAAGTACTAACAGGATTGGAAGACGACTTGCTAAAAGCCAATACGCTAGTTTACCCTAACCCTACAACTGGAGTCTTTTCTGTGCAATATTCCTCAAACTACCTTGGAAAAGTAAGTGTCAGGGTATTTGATACAGTGGGAAAAACCATCTTTTTAAACAGTTCTGTAAAAAGCCACAGCCAATTCAATTTATCAGTAGAACTTCTTAATGATGCGGGGTTATACTTAGTGGAAATAACAACAGATAAAGCTAAGGCTATAAAAAGAATTATAGTGAATTAGGTTATTCTTACAACCAACTAAAAAGGGCAGACTGAATTTATCAGTCTGCCCTTTTTAGTTTCATCCGAGCCTAAACTCAAATTAAGTATCTAGATTTCAAAATCATTTTCTTCTTTATGTACTTTAGGATAAGGAATCAGGTTTATATCTGCACCGGAATCTTCGGCATAATCTTCTCCTATCTCCAACATGTCCAGGTCACCTTCCTCGTAATACCAGTTAATTGTGATATCACCATAACGGTGCTTCTTATAGTCTACCAAGGACTCAATAATTTCATAAAACGCCTTCGCTGATGCAGTATTGAAGTAAGACATCCTGAAATCCATCACTATGGTTCTACCTGGTGTTGTCAAATATTCCTCTAACCATTTAAATATTGGTTCAAAAAACTCCCAAGTATACTCATGGTGAGACTCACCAGAAATTTCATGGTGGTTGGAAACTGGATTTAACTCTATTTTCGGAATAAATTCCTGTGTGCCATCAATATAAAATTTTTCCATATCGGTTTAAAACTCAGTTTTAAAAATCAGGGGACTATCAATTTAGGTAATTCTAGTGGGAAAACCTTCTTGTATATAGCCAACGGGCTATATTAATCTTCATTACCTTTAAACGTTATTATTCTCCGAAATTATTGACAGGAAGGTAAGATGGGA
It encodes:
- a CDS encoding DUF1987 domain-containing protein; this encodes MEKFYIDGTQEFIPKIELNPVSNHHEISGESHHEYTWEFFEPIFKWLEEYLTTPGRTIVMDFRMSYFNTASAKAFYEIIESLVDYKKHRYGDITINWYYEEGDLDMLEIGEDYAEDSGADINLIPYPKVHKEENDFEI